A segment of the Anoplolepis gracilipes chromosome 14, ASM4749672v1, whole genome shotgun sequence genome:
acattatttgtataattacatttttaatattatctaatatttaatattttattttgttgtttttttatttatataataaaatttaattttataattattaattgtaataaataatagtactatgaattttatgcaatcattcattttgtaatttattatataattttaaaactctttttattttggaaagtagaattttttcacagttttgttttttcaatagcaaataaatttggatattTTACAGAAGCACATGTAGAAGCAcgcaaaaaatgaaaaattcttcAGATAAGAGTCCTCACAAAAAAAAACCTACTCAGGCAAGTTCTGAAATTAAAACAACAAAACAACAGGTTGCGACAAATTGTCAGACGACTTCgattaaaacaagaaaagaagaagaagactgcagaaaaagaagaagttaATGATGTCGAAAATATGCGAGAATTAAGTGGTAAGTTATCttcaggaaattttttaaaactattgtcTGCACAAATCGATGCTTtgactaaaaaaaaacgtggaagaaaatatgattccgatttcaaacaatttgcgttatcattatttttgtcagGTCCGCGTAATTATAGAgagttaataaaacattttactttACCTTCCGTACGTTCTCTGCAATTATTTACACAATCGTGGAAAAATGCTTTAGTATTAATGGCACGTAGCATTGCAGGAAATTGGAAATTTCCCGTTTGTTTTTGTTTGATAGAAACAGCATGTCAAAGCAacgttttaaaacaaattatatttgatgttATTGTTAAGTTGCGAAATTCGAATGCTATCGTGCATACATTGGTGTCAGATATGGGGTCTAATTTTATGCAGCTATCTCGTGAGTTAGGTATTTCGACAGaaaatacaacttttttaGTTAATGAGgagaaagtattatatatttttgatactcCTCATTTAATGAAAGCACTTcgtaacaatttattaaaatataactttctatttgatattaataaaattgtttcgtggaaatatataattgatttttataacaaagattCCAAGCAATGGATAAAAATGGCTCCTAAATTATCCAAATTTCACCTTGAACCGAATTCTTTTCAACGaatgaaagtaaaatatgcTGTTCAAGTATTTAGCAATCGAGTAGCTGCGGGAATGTGCACGCAAATGTCGTATGGTTTTCTTTCAAGTGAAGCAGTTGGCACAAtagattttatagaaaaaatggacaaattatttgatacattAAATTCGTCTTCATTAAATAACCCAAAAGAATATGGGAAAGTTTTTACTGATAgtgaaaaacaaattaaatttttaaaacaaatgttacatctttttaaagatattaaagtaattgatGCCAACGGTTCACATATTAATGTAAGAATTAAATGTTTTGAGTGCTGGCAGATaacaattaaaagtataatgcAATTGTGGGAtacattaaaatcttttaatttttcttatcttcgAACCCGAAGAATTAATCAAGATTGTGTCGAAAACTTCTTTGGTTCTATTAGGCAACAAGGTGGTAATTCTTTTTGAATCCGACACCAATTCAGTTTATACGTACTTTCAAGAAATTActtagtattaaatttttacaacattcAGAAAGTCAAAATTGTGCTCAAGATAGTGATCAAATGttgaatattatgaaaaaaccATGTTTAAATCCAAATACAAATGTTAGTCCAGCTTTGCCacgtaaaattttagatatccCAAGCCATGATTATTATTCTATGGATCTGCCAGAACAAAATGCATTTACATATGTGTgcggatttttaattaaaaaatgtttacaaattCATTCATGTAATGCATGTATAACTTATGTAAATGAAAGTAAGGCTGTCTTAGACGATACAACTTTATATTGTTCTTTTCGGGCTTATTTCagtgatgaaaataatttgtatggaaatttacatataccgaataacaatttttgttcttatatACATCAGTTGgaagaattatttgtaaaaaattttgaaaataattattttaaaaaaaatattggcaACTACCTTTTCCAGTTAGCACAAACTGCAGCTTTCGAACCACCATTCTCAGattttcctacaatttttttgataaaattatttttacgcatGCGTATTTATTTTACGCCATcacaacataataaattatgcaaaagtATTAGTAGGAAAAATAGGAAACTTTTAAATGTTTcacatttataaacttttttatgatattaaattatgtttgtaTCTGTATACAgtcttattttcataatttatttttatattgatttttatattgcttattgcatgtaattttaatgttaagtTTGTTAATTAACAATGTGTGAATTCTGCGTATATCTTttctaattctaattatataatatttattaatattatatttattaactgcaCATTGCATGTatgattaaatgtatatattagatattaaattcggtatatttttttacattacattaatataacatttattaactacatcacatgttttatattcgtattttcagttttataacttttttaatgtgtTCATTTTCTCTATTAATCTGTTTTCTTTTGCGTTCACTCTATTTATTATGTGTTAtttgcatgtgtgtgtatattatattttattgtatgttaAGTAATGCATGTTTGAATCTTTTGTTAATTACATGagtgtgtattatattttatgtttatatgcgttacattatataaaatgatgttCTATAactaatgtttatttatttcatatattatattttttattatcttttttatacttataatattatgttattcatCTAGGATAAACGTTGTTTGGAAGAGATATAGTTACCATACAAGCGAGTCAAAAATTTAAGAAGACAAacttaattctatattattaatatcattaatgtTTGATCATTatgttatgtttattatattatacatattataatgtaagttaatgtaatttaatgtattatgtaaattaatgtaaGTTATTAATGtaagttataatttaaattaatgtaagtTATTAATGTAAGTTATAATGTAAGTTAATGTAAGTTAACGTTttctttaatgtataattgtagGACGATAtgttcttttcctcttttttttcttatctctcTGATTCATACTGAGGTGGATCGAGTAGCTGAGGTATGGGTCAGGTGATAGATTTGAAAGttcataatttgtaatatatatatgtatgtatgtacatacatacatatatatacttacatacaTACCTACATAAACAGTCCCTCCCGTATGGGTAACGAAGAGACATCGGAAGGCATTTTCCGGTGCAAGGAGGGAGAGGAACATGTCTGCTCTCTCTTCTCCAAGGGGAGGTTTTAGTGTGGTATTATATGGGACACCTTCCCAGATCGAGTCCCACAGTACCCCTGGGTCGGCCCacacttttaattctttatttcatttttcatagttattttgtatgtgatacaattgtaattgttcatattttatatgcttatatatatatatatatatatatatatatatatatatatatatatatatatatatatgtatatatatatgtatatatacatatatatatatatatatattatgtcagTTGATtggtacacatatatatatcacttaATAAAGTACGAAACATTATTGcgtataatcttatttttcattttggtaatatttattgaagtactatacacatatgtattttattaaaatatttttttattgaaattagtaaaacattaaattttatgtgaaataaaatatgcattttaattctatatatacgtatatattacttcataatatatgctaaagtggaaaaaaatcacgcagctaataatatctaataaaacatattaataaatctattatatgttttgtaCTTTTGAGATCCACAATTATGGATTTAGCACGGACACGAACCACAATttgtggatctagcacggactcGAACCAATCGGTCGTTTTACCGTGGCACTGGAAAGTGGATCCAGCCGCGTAGTTCCGAAAACTCAATTGTGGatccagttagcgccactgtacGGCTGGGAAAAAGCGTTCCCTAAAAAACGGAGGTATGACCCCTCTCATTTTTCTCTCTGGTACAGTTAGCCGaatcactttgatttttttataattaaaattaactagtCGTTTGGTGATGATTGGTCaacgatttttaataatatacttatttgtgatgtaagtttaattttttgtcattaacattatctttaaatttaatttttagttatataaatcaataataaaatttgtacttGCAGGCTGATAcaagaaatattcaaaatcaaCAAAATCAAACATCATCATCAGAGTCAGCTTCGATGATAGtttcaaacaataaatatcaatttgatgATAACAGAACTAGCTCAAATCTTTCTATGAAAATATCCAATTCTTCTGAAGGAACCTCTAAAGAATGTTTCACAGAAGtagaaaaacaattatctATTGCAGATGTATCAGAATcatctacaatatataatcaaaatgattATGAGAATTTGAAACTAAGACTTCAACAAACAGAATTAAAAGCACAAGAAGCACAGCACAAAAGCTACAGCAAGCAAacgtaattattaacaaaactaaaagatcaagaagaatattaaaaaaccatGTAAGAAGATTGAtagacgaaaagaaaaaaattgcacgagACAATTTAAACTCAACACtacaagtaaattttaaaaaaatcttcaacAATGATCAAATTCAAGTTcttcttgataaaaatacacTTGGCTTTAAATGGTCGAACAACACAATTTTGAaagcattaaaattaagatttttgtgTGGCAGCAATGGAtacaatgaattattaaatcaccATTTACCTTTACCATCAGAGCGTACTttgcgaagaaaaaaagaaggcaTTAACTTTGAACCAGGAATATTACAGGacgtttttgatattttaaataaacaaatatctttgtttaaagataatcgagaaaagaATGCCGTAATTGCTATTGATGAAATGAGCATACCCAGGTAGcactgttcgttttataaacgttttctaaacgtatctaatacgaaaagatacgtttagaaaacgtttattaaacgaacatgtgctacttgAGTAGTATCTGGAGAACAACTTGATCCTTCCACCCTTTCATATATTGGCAATAGTAGTATGCCTGACAGTTCAGGTATATCTTTTCTAAAGTCGGTGTCAGACTAGAGAATGAGATTGAGATTAAATTGGAATTTTAACAATCAATTTAATctcaatcttaatttttagtCTGATATCAGTTTAAGGACCATTCTACATGTCACAAATGTCTCATCACAAATTGCAACAGAAAAGAACTATTACCCTGGTAGCACaggttcgttttataaacgttttctaaacgtatccaatattttttaaccgtcaaacaccaataagaaacgtttcaacagaaacatttttaaaaccatagtttaagaaacgtattttttacgtttctataaggCCTGATtgcatcaacattattttggctttaaacgagacttaaatatatatatatatatatatatatatatatatatatatatctgtttttattaatttagaaagaaaaataaagatagatacATGTTTAAGTCGCACTTAaatccaaaataatgttggtACAATATCGGGcctaaatagaataaaaattaatgttttaattcaaaattatatatatatatatatatatatatatatatatatgtgtgtgtgtatatatatacatataattttgaattaaaaaaattaatgtatttttaattttagatattcatattcatagtccgattttatattgaagaccgtcttaataataatgtgttgtAATTCAATCACAGAATCGTAATAACATATCTTaagatattatacttaaaacgatcttgaaataaaaataatggactATGAATATCGGAATGAATAGCGGggtgattctctctctctctttctctctctctctttctctctttctcttcctctttccatTGTCTTACTAacaaaaagtattaaggttatattccatttatttGGAATGATCGCAGagttattgcatatatttgctGTTCAAAcaagaaaacttttattgtgaatattatacaaacgACTTGTGAATATTGCAAAAGTGAAACTAGTAGTGAAAGGATAGAAAAATACTAGTAATGTGTACTATAAAGTTAATCAATTCTCGTGCATAGATCATAACAAAGGTTAGGTTGATCAAAACGCCGGTCCGgcgaaaatattgatataaagaatatctcttttttacgACGAATAAGGTAAGTTGTATAttggtttaataattttatagtttactgttctgtatatatgtatatatatgtatatttataacacaatattaatactaaaaaaagatatgagaTTAGACGTCAAATATCAcatctacaaataatattttacaattaataagaaGATATCAATTTGTGTGAAATCATAATCTGATTaatctaacattttttattgtatcagtatatattaagaatcaaattatattgtgtttttcatttcttaattaaatagttgtcattttttcaggaaaatatatatgtaaatatatctttgtcgcacatataatacttacataaaatacttgttaaaaaacaaaagaacagaaaaaatattcttgtttaaatatggataaagaaaaagaagttaAATTTCTTGGCAAAAAACAAACTAAAAGGAATATACAAAAACAAGTACATGAGTTATTAAATGAACTCAATTGGAATGAAACAAAATCGACAACACATTCAGTCATTGACTCACACTTAGAACTAAACTTAAATATAGATGAAGATTTAggttttagtttaaattttagaaataatgagacaaaatCATCAATGTCACATTCAATCATTGATTCGCATTTAGAACTAGGTTCAGATCAAGAtttagattttgaaatatttccagAATTATATATCACTGAAAAACATGATTTTTCAGAAAACGAAACATTATCTGATgattttctgaataaattgAGAAACTGGGCCCTAacacataatattacattatcagCATTAGATGAATTATTGTCATTACTAAGACAATTTCATTATGATATATCTGTACCATTATCTGGAAGGTCTTTGTTATACACTCCAAAAACTACAAATTCAATTGATTTGCAAAGtggaaaatttacttattttggtATGCGTAAGCAGTTATATCTCCTATTAAAGGAAGAATCATgctcaaaaattattgatttagattttaatattgatgggTTACCCTTGTTTAAAAGTAACAACATAGTTGTCTGGCCAATTCTTTGTAGATCATTAAGTTTAACTTCATTAAATAAACCATTTATTGTAGGTTTATTTACTGGCAAAGGAAAGCCAGAACCTCTTGATTGTTATTTACAAGATCTAATACACGAGCTTAATgatgatatattaaagaatagtattgaaatagatcataaattatttcaaattagaatCAGGTCTCTGATATGTGATGCTCCTGCACGAGCTTTTCTAAAATGTTGTGTAGGTCATAATTCTAGGCATGGGTGTGAAAAATGCGATATTGAAGggaaatacattaataaaatgatttttccaTGTAAAAGTGGACAACTTAGAACAAAAGAAACTTTTACTAAACAAGTACAAGAGGAACATCATAAAGGAAGGTCTccattattgaatttaaactTAGATTTAGTGAATCAATTTCCATTAGATCCCATGCATTTGGTATATTTAGGTATAATGAAAAAGTTGTTAATATTATGGGTATCAAAGGGAAAAccttcatttaaattatctggaaaagctattaataatttatcagatagattaattttgttgtctTCTTATATAGTACATGAATTTCCTAGAAAATGTAGAGCTATATCGGACTTAAATCGTTGGAAAGCAAATGAGTTTAGATTATTCTTGTTATACGTGGGTCcagtttctttaataaatattttgcctaAACAActttacaatcattttttaatgtttcatgTTGGTATTACAATTCTGTGTAacgataatcatatttttgaacatattGACTTTGCAAAAGaagttttgtataattttgtaaagtattttgaaaaatcctATGGGAAAGAAGAAGTGACATATAATCTTCACAGTTTAATTCATTTAGTAACAGATGTAAGGAATCTTGGTAATTTAAACACAATTAATTGTTTTccctttgaaaattatttgggaaaattaaaaaaacttgtaagATCATCTGCAAATCCTCATGCACAACTTTGTAGACGTATatctgaattatttaattattcaaagacTGAATTACCAATAACTAAATTAGAACCTAagcaaaaacattttgaagGACCTACACTTAGAGATAAAACTGACTTGATTTTACAATACAAGAAATTGAAAACACCGACATGCGTTTTGACGATTTTTTCACCTGACAATTGTGTTTCAATACAAGGAGATATTATTGTTCAGATTGTAAATATTCTGTGtttgaaagattaattttattctataatttgtcGTCGATTCTTGAAAGTTTctgaattttatgattatccATGTTCGtccaaattattgaatatttttaaggtGTCTCACATATCACCTGATATAGAAGAATTCCCTTTTAtatcagtaaaatataaaaacatattattacccGCATATGAAAAAGGAACTTACATTGTGTTTCCTCTTCTTCATGAATTGTAGTTAATgtattccttttattttattgtatataattttatatacgtatattatttataggtttatgtgagtatatattattttattttgtaaaatttaaagttaattttaaatgtctgcaatattaattttatattgaagaaaaaattgttgatgAAATGCAATAAGCACTTTCTGCTTATTCTGTTTaatgttttgtttatttcagattataaaatgtattcattAATAGAATTTGCGATGAATTATGGACAAAAACCTGAAGTTGAAGTAGTCCCTAATATTTGGttagaaaaagaggaagaaatatGGTATTGTTTGTAGCCTCAAAAAATTTCCACAAAACAAATCCGTAAGGCTATCGAAAAATGCTCTTTACCGGAAAAAaactggaaaaaatataaatgtagaatCTTGCATACATATGGTAAATTTTtggtttatgttttataaaagttgttttgttttataaaaaagtaaaaatatttatacacttgctttatttacagttatttccaagatttaacatatattagaaacttaatttattatttattagagtatttcttatctttatagttttcttttttcacaatatataccacatatcattttatttatgtttatagtataattttgttatatactgtcagagattattatatatttagcaattacatatatatatatatattgttgcatCCGCGGAACGATTTTGAACGTTCCGTTCGTGCGCGACAACCGTTCCTCGTTCACATATCgtcaatcaatatatttcttcaaaaacgGATGTCacaacaatatacatatatttatctcaaatctttcttaaaatatttataaatataatttttatttcaaattaagataaataatttttatttgttttgtattataaacgctttcaatttttgaattaatgatatttaattttaaacttttttaaaaatctatagttgattttattattagtttcttaatttattttattattattttatagtttattttactattattttagctTCTTACAATGATGCGAGGAAAAGATTAATAGATGCTGAATTCACGTCTACTCTAGAAACTGATGTAGAATTGCATGAAGACCAACGGCcaaaaagaagattaaaaagaCCTCGAATTTATTCAGATTCTTCAGAATCTGATAACAATGAAGAGgtattatgcaataaaatccCATCTCTTCctgcattaaaaataacatcaaaaaatagtaatttatcaAGATCTATGATCACTTCCTGCCAACCATCAACATCAACAGCTGACAGTTTTTCAAAACGTATATCTAATGGAATTAGTTTTTCAACGTCTTCAGTAAGAGCAATTAGTCCTCCGCAGAAAACATTGAGAACTACATTGACCAGTTCAGATGAAAGAGCAATTAGTCCGCAAAATACATTCAGAACTACATTGACCAGTTCAGAATTTCACAAATCaggtaaaatgttaataaacttttctgTAGAGTAATAGTCTTGTGTACAAGACTATTActctaacatattaataatttttataagaaacgtataacttaataataattttgcttttgaaatatactgcacagaatattctgaataatctgcactatctatataaaaattactttttagaataattgtgctttaattaattattattttgaacatttgacttattatttattatgttgctttctatatattgtttagTTCAGCATTtactatttactatttaacttttctatattctattacttttgtgtttaaatcttatatagtTAAGAGTTACTCTTGtggaataaaaaactaattcaaGATTACActttttcgtaattattttgatgatgATGTACATcaacatcaatataattagatatatatatatatattttttaaaagaaaaaatttctctaacatagcatgttatttttagatttttcttacGTTGTTCTAACAAAATTAGTGAACTTAGAAACTTCTATGAACTTGCTTCTTCCAATGGTCAAACAACTTACAGCACATTTTCGACCATCGAGAATACCCCATGTGGAGGATGTTCCTGAAATACCAGTTGACACTGATGAAAGtttggaaaatattgaaagatttttaaaaacaaaacaaaattttgaatatttacatGGTAAATATAACtcattaaatctctttttatatttttgcattctgtttattttcctttcttttttttaatccatattttttttattatattaatgtgttattattcttttaaaggtACAGATTTTAGCTATATCAGGTGGTACAACGATTGCACAGATAACAAGAAGaacattggaaaaaataataacaaataattacgctaaaaactttaattgggCAGGAAGAGTACCTAAAAAAGCCTTCAAAGTTTTAAAAGCGAAAGATTTAATCATAGGTTTGTCTTTTGTCTTTGAAGCCAGCATTGATAACATTTagcaaatatgtttaattattacacacacacacacacacacacgcacacacacgcgcacgcacgcacgcacgcacgcacgcacacacacacacacacacacacacacacacacacacacacacacacgcgcgcgcgcgcgcacgcacgcacgcacgcacgcacgcacgcatgcacataaatatatgtacatatatatacatatgtatgtgtgtgtgtgtgtgtgtgtgtgtgtatgtgtgtgtgatattgtacagttattataaaactattatgtttaataattatatataaaataataatgtataataatttataaattttttacagctaCTGTCAGAAACATTGAACCAAACGCTGCAGtcaacaaaattgaaaattgtatcaaaGATTGGTTGAAGCTATCCTCTATGCGTATTACTTTAGCCGAAATTAAAGCAAGAAGAACTTTccaacaagaataaaaattttaagttaagatttattagattttaagatAACACAGTTCTGTGATTGAAACATaagtacaagaaaataattatattcttggaataattaaaaaaagttaattttttttaaattttaattttgttgtaattttttttattttttaagttaaaattaggttaacatttattaaattttaaaataattttaagataaaattgttctatgttgagatttaaacataataagtatacaagacaaaaaagttatattcctggaaaaatgtgtcaattttttttcattttatgtatgtgttaatttttttttcattctttggtataattattatatgtttaaatgttttttttttaaataagaactttattttaaaatactttattatgatttgtactttatatatttttgattataatcttattataatatacaggcaatataaactactatatatgaacatattgtatacatatatttattttataaaagaaaaaaacagtttttatgcgtgaaaaagatttgttttcttataaaataataataaaataatgcgttCATacccatacacacacacacacacacatatatatatatatatatacacattatttatatatatatatatatatatatt
Coding sequences within it:
- the LOC140673295 gene encoding uncharacterized protein, which codes for MDKEKEVKFLGKKQTKRNIQKQVHELLNELNWNETKSTTHSVIDSHLELNLNIDEDLGFSLNFRNNETKSSMSHSIIDSHLELGSDQDLDFEIFPELYITEKHDFSENETLSDDFLNKLRNWALTHNITLSALDELLSLLRQFHYDISVPLSGRSLLYTPKTTNSIDLQSGKFTYFGMRKQLYLLLKEESCSKIIDLDFNIDGLPLFKSNNIVVWPILCRSLSLTSLNKPFIVGLFTGKGKPEPLDCYLQDLIHELNDDILKNSIEIDHKLFQIRIRSLICDAPARAFLKCCVGHNSRHGCEKCDIEGKYINKMIFPCKSGQLRTKETFTKQVQEEHHKGRSPLLNLNLDLVNQFPLDPMHLVYLGIMKKLLILWVSKGKPSFKLSGKAINNLSDRLILLSSYIVHEFPRKCRAISDLNRWKANEFRLFLLYVGPVSLINILPKQLYNHFLMFHVGITILCNDNHIFEHIDFAKEVLYNFVKYFEKSYGKEEVTYNLHSLIHLVTDVRNLGNLNTINCFPFENYLGKLKKLVRSSANPHAQLCRRISELFNYSKTELPITKLEPKQKHFEGPTLRDKTDLILQYKKLKTPTCVLTIFSPDNCVSIQGDIIVQIVNILCLKD